Proteins encoded in a region of the Stieleria neptunia genome:
- a CDS encoding Re/Si-specific NAD(P)(+) transhydrogenase subunit alpha, translated as MKVGITKEIYSGECRVAATPETARRLIGKLGFEVLVESGAGDAASFHDESYREAGCTVCGEAVEIWTGADIVLKVRSPQDREIQQLRAGQTLICFLAPGQNEALLQKIAARKATALAIEAVPRISRAQKLDALSSMANIAGYRAVVEAAGLFGRFFTGQITAAGKVPPAKVLVIGAGVAGLAAIGTARGLGAIVRAFDVRPEVADQVKSMGAEFLMLEFDSDEQGGTSGGYAKTMSKEFIDAEMALFAAQAKEVDIIITTALIPGKPAPKLITHEMVRSMRPGSVIVDLAAEQGGNCEATIPDEVTKVEGVHIVGYRDLTSRLAHTSSQLYGTNLYHLLDEMGGAERFSVDMTDDVIRSATVVKDGQVTWPPPPVSVSAAPKEKVVESVAPSAVVEKKIGTFDIALMVIAAVLLVAVALTRDQGFITDFTVFLLACLIGWQVIWNVTASLHAPLMSVTNAISGIIIVGGMVQIGASNPVAAWLGGLAIFVATINIAGGFLITHRMLSLFRK; from the coding sequence ATGAAAGTTGGCATCACCAAGGAAATCTATTCCGGCGAGTGTCGTGTGGCGGCGACACCGGAAACGGCGCGACGATTGATCGGAAAGCTTGGGTTCGAGGTTCTGGTGGAATCCGGTGCGGGAGATGCCGCGAGCTTTCATGACGAAAGCTATCGCGAAGCCGGTTGCACCGTTTGCGGTGAAGCGGTCGAGATCTGGACAGGAGCCGACATTGTGTTGAAGGTCCGCAGTCCGCAGGATCGAGAGATCCAGCAGCTGCGGGCAGGCCAAACGCTGATTTGTTTCTTGGCACCGGGCCAGAACGAAGCGTTGTTGCAGAAGATCGCCGCCCGGAAAGCGACGGCGCTGGCAATCGAAGCGGTGCCACGCATCAGCCGGGCGCAGAAACTGGACGCGTTGAGTTCGATGGCCAACATCGCGGGGTATCGGGCCGTCGTCGAAGCCGCGGGGTTGTTCGGGCGTTTCTTTACCGGACAGATCACCGCGGCCGGAAAAGTCCCGCCGGCCAAGGTGTTGGTCATCGGCGCGGGCGTCGCGGGACTGGCCGCGATCGGGACCGCCAGGGGATTGGGGGCGATCGTGCGTGCCTTCGACGTGCGTCCCGAAGTCGCCGACCAGGTCAAAAGCATGGGTGCCGAATTCCTGATGTTGGAATTCGATAGCGACGAGCAAGGCGGGACGTCGGGGGGCTATGCCAAGACGATGAGCAAGGAATTCATCGATGCCGAGATGGCGCTCTTTGCCGCCCAGGCGAAAGAGGTGGACATCATCATCACCACGGCACTCATTCCAGGCAAACCGGCACCGAAATTGATCACGCACGAAATGGTCCGTTCGATGCGTCCGGGCAGCGTGATCGTCGATTTGGCCGCCGAACAAGGCGGTAATTGCGAGGCGACGATTCCCGATGAGGTGACCAAGGTCGAAGGCGTGCACATCGTCGGCTACCGCGATCTGACCAGTCGACTGGCACACACATCCAGCCAACTGTATGGGACCAATCTTTATCATTTGCTCGACGAGATGGGCGGCGCGGAGAGGTTCAGCGTCGACATGACCGACGACGTGATCCGCAGCGCGACGGTCGTCAAAGATGGTCAGGTCACCTGGCCCCCGCCGCCGGTTTCCGTCTCCGCAGCCCCCAAAGAGAAAGTGGTGGAGTCGGTCGCACCGTCCGCCGTGGTGGAAAAGAAAATTGGGACCTTTGACATCGCGTTGATGGTGATCGCGGCGGTGTTGTTGGTTGCAGTCGCGTTGACGCGCGATCAGGGTTTCATCACCGATTTCACCGTCTTTCTATTGGCCTGTCTGATCGGGTGGCAAGTGATTTGGAACGTGACCGCCTCGCTGCATGCCCCGTTGATGAGTGTCACCAACGCGATCAGCGGCATTATCATTGTCGGCGGGATGGTACAAATCGGGGCGTCCAACCCGGTCGCGGCATGGCTGGGCGGGCTGGCAATCTTTGTCGCGACGATCAACATCGCCGGCGGCTTTCTGATCACGCACCGCATGCTCAGCCTATTTCGCAAGTGA
- a CDS encoding glycerol-3-phosphate dehydrogenase/oxidase codes for MTRLDRPESIAKIRDRQTPWDVAVIGGGATGVAVALDAASRGLDVVLLERYDFGSGTSSRSTKLVHGGVRYLKQGNVTLVRDALRERSLLLENAPHLVHDQTFLIPCRNLWQWMFYGVGLKLYDLLATRNRFGRSRCIFARRALELSPALRNERLRGAVLYHDGQFDDARLLIDMARAAAQHGASLANHMACTGFIKDDRGLVAGVVAADQESGESFEIAAKTVVNAAGPFCDAVRLLDDAECQPMVAASQGIHLVLPKELYPGETAMIVPKTSDGRVIFFVPWHDHILVGTTDTAIPDAVAEPSPQPQEIQFLLETAAEYLSRPPTIADVLSIFTGVRPLVKGDKSSRTASLSRDHVIRLSASKLITITGGKWTTVRKMAEDCVDKAIETGNLSAAKCVTETLRINAPDPAAIVQLENDDPTLAQPVHESLAIRRSEVIWAVRNEMARTVEDVLARRTRTLFLNARLALDAAPAVAEILSDELGTDSAWRDEQLAAFEAVAAHYLPA; via the coding sequence ATGACGCGACTTGATCGGCCCGAATCGATTGCCAAAATCCGCGACCGTCAAACGCCGTGGGACGTCGCGGTGATCGGCGGGGGCGCGACCGGTGTTGCCGTGGCACTTGATGCCGCCAGCCGTGGATTGGACGTGGTGCTGCTGGAGCGATACGATTTCGGCAGCGGGACGTCCAGCCGTAGCACCAAACTGGTTCACGGCGGCGTGCGGTACCTGAAGCAGGGCAACGTGACGCTTGTCCGCGATGCGCTTCGTGAGCGATCCTTGTTGCTCGAAAACGCGCCCCATCTGGTCCACGACCAAACGTTTTTGATTCCCTGCCGAAACCTTTGGCAATGGATGTTTTATGGCGTGGGGCTGAAACTCTATGACTTGCTCGCCACGCGAAACCGGTTTGGCCGTTCCCGTTGCATTTTCGCACGACGGGCGCTCGAATTGTCGCCCGCGTTGCGAAACGAGCGACTGCGTGGTGCGGTGCTTTATCATGACGGGCAATTTGATGACGCGCGATTGTTGATCGACATGGCCCGTGCGGCGGCGCAGCACGGCGCCAGCTTGGCCAACCACATGGCGTGCACGGGATTCATCAAAGACGACCGAGGTCTGGTCGCCGGTGTCGTTGCGGCCGACCAGGAATCGGGCGAATCGTTTGAGATCGCAGCCAAGACGGTCGTCAACGCGGCCGGTCCGTTTTGCGACGCGGTTCGATTGCTCGACGATGCGGAGTGCCAGCCGATGGTCGCCGCCAGCCAAGGGATTCATCTGGTTTTGCCCAAGGAACTTTATCCCGGCGAAACCGCGATGATCGTTCCCAAGACTTCGGATGGACGCGTGATTTTCTTTGTCCCCTGGCACGATCACATCCTGGTCGGAACCACCGATACCGCGATCCCCGACGCCGTTGCCGAACCGTCGCCCCAACCGCAAGAGATTCAGTTCTTGTTGGAGACCGCGGCGGAGTACTTGTCACGGCCTCCGACGATCGCCGACGTGTTGAGCATTTTCACGGGAGTCCGGCCGCTGGTCAAAGGCGACAAGTCCTCGCGAACGGCATCGCTTTCACGAGATCACGTGATCCGGCTCTCGGCGTCGAAACTGATCACGATCACCGGAGGGAAATGGACCACCGTGCGAAAGATGGCCGAAGACTGTGTCGACAAGGCGATCGAAACGGGCAATCTGTCCGCCGCAAAGTGCGTGACCGAAACGCTGCGGATCAATGCTCCCGATCCAGCCGCGATCGTCCAGTTGGAAAACGACGATCCCACGCTGGCCCAGCCGGTACATGAGTCGCTGGCCATCCGTCGTTCCGAGGTGATTTGGGCGGTCCGCAACGAAATGGCACGAACGGTCGAAGACGTGCTGGCCCGCCGGACCCGGACACTGTTTCTCAACGCCCGACTTGCATTGGATGCGGCACCCGCCGTCGCGGAGATCCTGTCCGACGAACTGGGAACCGATTCGGCGTGGCGCGATGAGCAACTCGCGGCGTTTGAGGCGGTTGCCGCGCACTACCTTCCGGCTTGA
- the glpK gene encoding glycerol kinase GlpK yields the protein MGVVVALDQGTTSSRAIAFEQSGAVLGVAQREFTQHYPRPGWVEHDADEIWQSQLAVAQEVMASCGLSADDVAAIGITNQRETVLLWDRSTGQPIHRAIVWQDRRTSEFCDSLRDQGHSDLIQSKTGLLIDAYFSATKIRWLLDQVPGVRQRAERGEIAFGTMDSWLIWKLTGGRVHVTDITNASRTMLLDIATGQWDDELLELLNIPAAILPEVRPSSHVYGETETQWFGGPIKIAGAAGDQQSALFGQNCTRHGMAKNTYGTGCFMLMNIGDQPQVSKHRLLTTVAASAASKREYALEGSVFVAGAAVQWLRDGLGIIESSSEIEPLARSVPDSDGVYVVPALAGLGAPHWDSYARGTIVGLTRGTNRGHIARATLEGIAYQVADVLDAMQQDAGISIKELRVDGGASANDLLMQFQADIMKTPVVRPQMTETTSMGAAYLAGLAVGFWQDLDQIASIWKTDRVFEPAMSDADVALRRERWAEALRRSKSWQPEQQHDAT from the coding sequence ATGGGCGTTGTTGTTGCACTTGACCAGGGAACCACGAGTTCGCGGGCGATCGCGTTTGAGCAATCGGGGGCGGTGTTGGGCGTCGCCCAGCGTGAATTCACGCAACATTACCCTCGGCCCGGTTGGGTCGAACATGACGCCGACGAAATTTGGCAGTCACAACTGGCCGTCGCCCAGGAGGTGATGGCGTCCTGCGGTCTGTCGGCCGACGACGTCGCTGCGATCGGGATCACCAACCAACGCGAAACCGTTTTGTTGTGGGATCGATCCACGGGCCAGCCGATTCATCGCGCGATCGTCTGGCAAGACCGGCGGACGTCGGAATTCTGTGATTCACTTCGCGACCAAGGGCATTCCGATCTGATTCAGTCCAAGACCGGACTTCTGATCGATGCTTACTTTTCGGCGACTAAGATTCGTTGGTTGTTGGACCAGGTGCCCGGTGTCAGGCAGCGGGCGGAACGCGGCGAGATCGCGTTCGGCACGATGGACAGTTGGCTGATCTGGAAACTGACCGGGGGTCGCGTTCACGTGACCGACATCACAAACGCGTCGCGCACGATGTTGCTGGACATCGCAACCGGCCAGTGGGATGACGAACTGTTGGAACTGTTAAACATTCCCGCCGCAATCCTGCCCGAGGTGCGTCCGTCCAGCCATGTGTATGGAGAGACCGAAACGCAGTGGTTCGGCGGTCCGATTAAAATCGCCGGGGCCGCCGGCGATCAACAGTCCGCATTGTTCGGCCAAAACTGTACGCGACACGGGATGGCCAAGAACACGTACGGGACCGGTTGTTTCATGCTGATGAATATCGGCGACCAGCCGCAGGTGTCCAAACACCGACTGTTGACCACGGTTGCCGCCAGTGCCGCGTCGAAGCGAGAGTATGCGCTCGAAGGCAGCGTGTTTGTCGCCGGTGCCGCCGTCCAGTGGCTGCGCGACGGATTGGGGATCATCGAATCGTCGTCTGAAATTGAACCCCTGGCCCGCAGCGTGCCCGACAGCGATGGCGTCTATGTTGTTCCGGCGCTGGCGGGGCTGGGCGCGCCGCATTGGGATTCCTACGCCCGCGGAACCATTGTGGGGTTAACGCGGGGGACCAATCGCGGGCACATCGCGCGGGCGACGTTGGAAGGGATCGCCTACCAAGTCGCCGACGTCTTGGACGCGATGCAGCAGGACGCCGGAATCTCGATCAAGGAGTTGCGTGTCGACGGCGGCGCCTCGGCGAATGATCTGTTGATGCAATTCCAGGCCGACATCATGAAGACTCCCGTGGTCCGTCCGCAGATGACAGAGACGACTTCGATGGGCGCGGCCTATCTGGCCGGACTGGCGGTCGGTTTTTGGCAGGATCTGGACCAAATTGCATCGATCTGGAAAACCGATCGGGTCTTTGAACCGGCGATGTCGGACGCGGACGTGGCGCTGCGACGAGAGCGTTGGGCCGAGGCGCTGCGGCGTTCCAAATCTTGGCAACCGGAGCAACAGCATGACGCGACTTGA
- a CDS encoding ECF-type sigma factor, with protein sequence MNECSEEGSVTKYIGRLKEGESFAEHELWFRYTKRLVGLARDRLGVDQPGFTEPEDVASLAYYDLLKGIQDERFQRLDDRGDLWQVLAMLTVRRSIDEKRRRTAIKRGPEAKAGPDEMVDEAANNADSPVDRVGDLQPTPEQAMIFKEEFRRRLDQLDDVRLKEIALARMAGSRNEEIASRLGCSLRSVERKLALIRRRWLEAESPRSSSQS encoded by the coding sequence ATGAACGAGTGCTCCGAAGAAGGCTCCGTCACGAAATATATCGGTCGGCTAAAGGAAGGTGAATCTTTCGCCGAGCATGAACTATGGTTCCGCTATACGAAGCGTCTGGTCGGCTTGGCGCGTGACCGATTAGGTGTTGACCAACCAGGATTCACCGAGCCCGAAGATGTCGCGTCGTTAGCGTATTACGATCTTTTAAAGGGAATACAGGACGAACGATTCCAGCGACTCGACGATCGAGGCGATCTTTGGCAAGTCTTGGCGATGCTGACCGTTCGCCGCTCGATCGATGAAAAGCGACGGCGTACCGCGATCAAGCGTGGTCCAGAGGCGAAGGCAGGCCCCGACGAGATGGTGGACGAGGCTGCCAATAACGCGGACTCACCGGTCGACCGAGTCGGCGATCTGCAGCCGACGCCGGAGCAAGCAATGATCTTCAAAGAGGAATTCCGGCGAAGACTCGATCAACTCGATGACGTTCGTCTAAAAGAGATTGCGTTGGCGAGAATGGCGGGATCGCGAAACGAAGAGATTGCAAGTCGACTCGGTTGTTCGTTGCGCTCGGTTGAACGCAAGCTTGCACTCATTCGCCGTCGATGGCTGGAGGCCGAAAGTCCTCGATCGTCCTCGCAATCCTGA